The following DNA comes from Papaver somniferum cultivar HN1 unplaced genomic scaffold, ASM357369v1 unplaced-scaffold_128, whole genome shotgun sequence.
ctttccgagaatttctgctgagtttggaaaactcaaccgattaacttaagtccgcgaacttgtttgtgaacttaagaggttatgatctaaagatgtgctctgaacatgaaacattaaattactaaggaatgctttatgcaaaccgtggctataatgttcatgagccgattcaatcgaatcgaatcatctttgtttcaattgtgtcttgtgtagttacataatatctcgtagcaattgaacaactctttaactagttcatttgagtcaattgaactagttatggtgaagaagaacaaggttaatatgaaatgctcatatggttaaccttttgggttactatgttgaatcaacatacacgtacacgtttgggtatggttttcacgaacccagtaaacgtctacccaagtgtgtgtgacaagctaagttttcgatctaacggttgagaaatattagcttgaatctaaatcaggttttcatctaacggtgaataaggattgctttgcaactaaggcaaaaccttgatttgaaggctatataaaggagacatctaggattgtgcaaaactaatccccacacgtctgtgtgctactagtgcgcccgctagagtcgatctccattaacctttgattttattctctaaaatcaggttaacgacttaaagacttcattgggattgtgaagccagaccgatgctactttatcgtagttgtgtgatctgatcttgcatcttctatcgtacgagtacaatcgattgattggcttgatatcgtgagagttctccgataggcaagataaagaagtcacaaatatcttcgtctcactgtttgtgattcctcgacaatcctcttgtgtagtcaggaaggattgtagagaggtgattgattaatctaggttgttcttcggaaaatataagaccgaattatcaattggttcctattcaccttgatttcatatcaaaagacggaacaaaacctagggtttatctgtgggagacagatttatccttttatagacttttctgtgtgagacagacatgtttattatcaagtctgtgattttgggttacatcaactctttgttgtgggtgagatcagctaagggaatcaagtgcgcagcatcctgctgggatcagaggcgtaggagtacaactgtaccttggatcggtggtagactgattggggttcaactatagtccagtccgaagttagtttgcagtaggctagtgtctgtagcggcttaatacagtgtgtattcaatctggactaggtcccggggtttttctgcatttgcggtttcctcgttaacaaaatttctggtgtctgtgttatttcttttccgcattatattttatataattgaaataatacaggttgtgcgttcgtgatcatcaattgaaaatccaacctttggttgttgattgatattgattgatccttgtacattggtctttgataccgtccaagtattccttgtatttgataaagactcgctgttgtttttagcttgagtaaaaatcaaatcaagagagagatattaactccttgagatacttttatctagattgagtctgactgtctaattgattctctaacaaagtatttcggagttagtccatacagattgttaagcgaaatattgggtggtattgttagacccccgctttttcaagttgtTTATGACTGTGTATCTAAAGGTAAAACTTGCTCGTAAGTTGTAAGCCGTATGTTCTGTCTATTCTAACAGGATTGATGAACCCCTTAGAAGCCCGTGATGGGTCCGGAACTGAATACAAATAATCGGTATCCTTGTGACACGTATGCCCCTATCATCATGCCCACTGTTAATCCCATAACGTGACTTCGATTTAAATCCTTCATCCAGGATTGGTGAACCCTTTGGCAACTGTTATGAGTCCGGGATTGAATGCGAATAACCAGTACCCTTATGAAACGTATTGTGGATTGATTACTTTCCGGGGACGGGAAACATTTTCGCTCTACATGGCTTTTCGGCAGTGGGAAGAAGAGGAAACGGTCAGTTTGCGCCACATCAGTCATCATTCATCACACTCACAACCAAAAGGAACCAACAACACGCCACGTGGTATGGAATGATGAGATATCTGGGACCCACAGTATGTTTGATATAGTAGGGACCATATATGAAAAGAGAAAAGCGACATTTCAACGCCCCACGATTGGGACTGCAAAGTGGAAACGACAGAGTTATTATGATGACGAATCTGTTGCTTGGTGAATGCCTGGTGATCCCTAACTATGAACGTTCTATCTCTATCTGTAGGATAACTGATTGAGCTTGAAGAATTTGGTACTGACGAAGAGAAgatttaaagaagaagaaaaacataagaaattgtgtcttcttttcttttctttttgtattttttttttttggaaaatctaAAACTCAGAGAATACGTTTTTCTGACTAATCTCTACTCCATTTGTTGGTCACAAACAACACTCAAATTTTGATTAATTATGTAACTTATCACTCCGGGAAGTGCTatatttttgctaagaaaataaaattgtttatgCATTTTGTTTGCCAGTACTAAGGGAGGGTCTCGAGGTGAAAGCTCCAcgcgtaattcaaacaaaattttgagtttcGATAGACAGAATTCTACAATAAGTGCAAACTCTCAATAGTGCACGTACAAGTACCTGAATAAGGAATATCTCTTTTTACTTGTTTTTGCAGGACCATTTACATTATATTAGGTTCACATCCACTCAATTTACATTATCTTTCTATAATTTTCTATTTACATCCCATCAATACATACAAGATGTTTCACATTTATCTCTTAAGCCGGaaacctaaattttttttttacctcGGTTTGGTTGCTGAAAGCATGATAAACGACCCGTTTCTCACACACGTAAAATCCACAAGTCCACATGCTTTGCAGAGATCTTCTAGCTCCCTCTCGGATAAAAAGATGTTGCTGCTTACTGAGACTTGCCCTATATTCTGTTGCATGATGAAACACAGAGATCAATCGATAACCCAAATATTTAATCCAAAAAGTTAACAGAAAAATTCTAAACAATAACCGAACTCTTTATGTAGTATATTTCTCATGTGGAATTGTTGAGAGGATCAAGAAATGTGTATAAGAAGAGAGGTCGTCTTAGTTACAACTAATACATGGTTTCAACTTTGTTGACTCGTACGAATATTGGATAACAAGACCTCACCATGTCACTGTGGTTGGGCTTTATATAATAGTCAAGGTAACCATCTAACTGATTGTTTCACCAACTAATGGTGGACATGTCTAGTCTTCTAAACCCACTATACTTCTTTTTCAGAAATCTAACTCATTAATGCACAAGGAACACATAGTAGTGCTTAAGAGCCAACACAACCAGCATACATTAACCTTACGTAAAATTTAATCCTGAAAACCAAGCAAAATAATGTTCTGCACTATTATAGCTATTTCAAATTATACAGACTGtactaaaaaaaaagttaaagacTTAAAGTTGAATCAGGATACCTGACGCAGTATCCTCAAGAATGGAATAGCAGGAAAAAATCCATCTAAAATGAAGGTGGTAGCAACAAGCACGCCTCCAGGTCTTAGCACTCGACTTATTTCTGCTACCTATACAAGTGTAATGCACTACAAGAATCAGCGGAATGGAGAAAAGCTGGAATAACTTGATATGTATTTGCACAGCTGAAATAAAAAACTATGAAGTTTAATTTTAACTGGATAAGCATATATATGTTATTATGTTTGCAATGACATGTCTGTAGACCTAATTAAGTTGAGCATGAATACTCTTAATTTCCTATGGTAACAGAATAGGCGTACTAATAATGAGAATGAAGTTGGACATACGAAATTGAAACAAAAGGAATTCTTGTCATACGTAATGCTGCTGTCGTGATCAATAAGATTGATTAAATTGTACTAGAGCATTTTGAAATATCTGAAATCCAAAGCAGTTTTCATCGAAAAGTTTTGCTTACAGCCGCAGAGGGTGAAGGCCAACAGTGCAACGCAGCACCAGCATGCACAGCATCAACTGAACTCGAAACAAATGGGAGTCTAGATATGTCCGCTCTGACCAAGGTTAAGTTcctgaaagagaaagaaaaaaatagttaGATTAAACTCCTAATATCAAGGATAAATTTCAATGAAGATAGAAAATGTCTCGAAAATGTAGTTAAGATTTTTAGTAACTTTTTAGAGAGGAGACTATTATTAGATGAATCTATATGGAAAAGTTTCTAAACTTACTCAGTTGGGAAGCTTTTCTCCTGCGTAACAAAATCGGAGCACTGCCGGAGCATGTTCTCTGAAAAATCTAGAGCGACAACAAGAGAAAACAATCCGCTCTTAGCAAAACGCCTTGAAAACAATCCACTTCCACAACTGGCATCGATGATATTTCCACCTAATGTgggttttaagtattttttagCCATTTCAAACTGCAACCAAATAACCAAAAAGATAAGTAATAAAATCAGACCAGAACAAAGGATAGCATCACAGTAGGTACAGCCGTACAGGAAAAGGCAGAATCTAGACTACTTAAAGTAACAAATAGACAGATTTAATGCTTAAGAACACTTACAAGTGAAAGATAATCCTAGTAAAAAAAGCAAAGTGTGAATCTTGTTTGGACAAGACACAGCATAGCACCATCTAACAACAGTTAAATCAGCACTGAAGTACCTCTTTGTCAGGACCTGGGAACCCACCCCATACAAAATTTTGCCGCCATCCCCTCTCATAGAGAAATGATACCGAAGGAGTTCTGttcaaccaaaccaaaacttGTAACTTATAAAACATGTATAGCCatatcggttgagctaaataCAGACCAACTCCATGGAAACAAaaaaatgaagtaaaaaaaattcCTACATGTGCAAAACAGGACAAAAACCAATGCTTGGAATGGCTCTTGAAGGTCTATTTATCAATAAAGTTGCAAACACTAGCACATTATTTGGACGAGGTTTCCTGTATGAAAAGCTAATTAGTAATTATGATGATCCAAACATGTCTTTCTATAATCACCTAATGGTGTGTTGATATAGCTTAAAAAGAATATGCCTAACATTTTCATCAAGGGATAAGCATAACTTCTGCATATTGTACATAACAGGAAACTCCACTGTTCCTTCTCGTGCCCGCCAGATGTTAGGCGAAAATACGTATACGTCGGATTATAGAACCGTGACCTAGTGATCGAcggaatatctatacaaggagcAGAAGGACAGAGATTGGTAGTGCACAGTGAGCATGCAAATGTAGTTGAAAGGAACTTATTATTCAAAACAAATGGACCATAATACTTCCAATTTCAAGTTGAGTAACACCTACCATACTCCTACAGGATGTTTATAGTACTCCTCTCTGGCCTAGTTTTAGTACTGCGTAAACCTTGTAGGATTCTAGAGTAGACCACGTAGATCCATCTATTTATACCATACATTGTTCTAGCGACTAACTCTCTGGAAAAGGAGTATTTTCAGTTTGAAAACGTAAAGTTAACTGTAATAACAAACCGATAACTAACCTTTCCACCCTACATCTGACCTACCACCCATCCCAATTCCCAGCAAGTCCCACCACAAACCCTAATGCTCCTGCTTAAGATTTCATGGAACTATAGAAGGAAGAGTTCTAAGAACCTCAATGAGTAAGATATCTAACCTGAATACTTCTGTTGAAACTGGCTTAGCTTCACTGTACTGCTTGGCGCCAATAGATACGGTCAAGTCAAGATACGTTCCATTGTTGAAGTACGCTTTTTTGCAAGTTGCACATTGAAAACTAGAGCTAGTTGTAGATTCTCTGTACCAAGTCATAGAATATCAACACAATTATGAATAGGATTTAATGATAAATCATAATCCCTATAAAGAGAACCAGAATATTCCGTTCACTAAACTTTCGGTGCCTTATACCTTCCACCCTTAATGTATTTCTGATATCGCCGTGAATTCATATAAAACAATTTGATAAGTGAACCATTGTAAAACAATTTGACAAGTGAGACATTAATATTAATGTGTATACTATTAACTTATCAAGAAAGACATCCCAGTACCAGACCCAAATTCAGATCAAATTACGGGATGGGTGCCAAAACCAATGCAATTCTTTACAGTTTTCTCGATCATTCTATAATGTAAGTTCCAGAAGTTCAATGATGTGGTGAGTGTGCTTGAGAAAGGAAGTAGAAAAGACAAATAAACAGCATAATTCTGGTGCAGTCGTCGTGATAAGAAGACCTTACACTTTCAATTGATTATAGCATATAGGACAAGCTAATATATTTTTCTCACTGTTTTCCACCTTTTCAGTTGAGGCATTTTCCTACACAGTTTTGCAATCTCAAGAAAATTAGATGtaaattttataaagtaaaagaaacaATCACAGATAAAATTGCACAAAGAAGATTaaaatgtgtaatcacaaatgtAATTATAATCTGCTTCTGCAGGTTTACATAGAAATTAGGGCAAGTCATTTTTATCAAGGTTCGAGTAGATTAGATTCTAATAACACACTTATAAGTTATAATTCATAGAAAGAAACTACAGATTATCAGGAATTACTCATTACAGGTTCAATTTCAACGATAGTTGTTGATAAAGCTCGAATTGGTGTCCGAACTCTGACTATTGGTGTCAACTTTAACGGTTTTAATGAGCATATTCTTCGGCTACTCAAGCCTAGCAAACCTAGATGAGGATGACGGTGATGAAGAGCTGTTGATGCGTAACTCAGAACCATTGCCATGACCTTTGTTCTATATCTTTGTCTAAGGTTTAACGAGTTGTTTGATCTGGTGCTGATAAGAATGTCTACAAAGAGAGACGTTGCAGGTTAACAGTCACTTATTATCTTCTAATTTCTATTTCCAGTTGGTTTCCCCCTCGCTTGTTCCCAGTACTCCGTGTTGAAAAGACCAGGTGGTATTATCTCATTGTTAATCGTTAGGGGGCAAACAGATGATTTCCCTCCTGGTAAACTGACACTTGGGCTAATCCCTGTGGGCTAGATTGAGCCGCTAGATTggtcaaaaagtgttgcaaatcaaagaaaaagtgtgGTTTAAAAGTTAACACTTGCACTTgttagttctctctcctagcatttgctcgcagttcaactagcagcgagattgaagcgcTGAACCAAAGGCTTTCAAAAAGTGACCttagcgctgaatggttcaactcacaaaaatcacacggatcacaaat
Coding sequences within:
- the LOC113331758 gene encoding uncharacterized methyltransferase At1g78140, chloroplastic-like, which codes for MAMVLSYASTALHHRHPHLGLLGLSSRRICSLKPLKLTPIVRVRTPIRALSTTIVEIEPENASTEKVENSEKNILACPICYNQLKVESTTSSSFQCATCKKAYFNNGTYLDLTVSIGAKQYSEAKPVSTEVFRTPSVSFLYERGWRQNFVWGGFPGPDKEFEMAKKYLKPTLGGNIIDASCGSGLFSRRFAKSGLFSLVVALDFSENMLRQCSDFVTQEKSFPTENLTLVRADISRLPFVSSSVDAVHAGAALHCWPSPSAAVAEISRVLRPGGVLVATTFILDGFFPAIPFLRILRQNIGQVSVSSNIFLSERELEDLCKACGLVDFTCVRNGSFIMLSATKPR